GGTATAGATTTTCATCCCGAGCTTCTTGAGCGATTTGGTGAGTTCTTTGGACATGGTACCATCCATACCAGGAATGATACGATCAAAGTACTCCACCACCGACACTTCAGATCCTAATCTCGCATAGACAGAACCCAACTCCAATCCGATCACACCGCCACCGATGATGACCAAATGCTTCGGCACTTCCTTCATCACGAGTGCTTCTGTACTGGTGATGACGCGTTTTTTATCGATCTCAATAAATGGCAAAGAAGTAGGCTTTGAACCCGTCGCAAGGATCACTTTGTCCGTCGAGATTTCTTCTTCCTTCTCTCCTGAAACTTTTATAGTGTTCTTGTTGACAAACGAACCGTGACCAGTGAATACATCGATCTTGTTCTTTTTCATCAAATAAGCAATGCCTTCGACGTTCTGCTTCACCACTTCACCCTTGCGTGCGATCATTTGTGTGAAGTTCACCTTAGGCGCTGGGATATCGATCCCGTGCTCTTTGAACGTATGTTCGGCATTGTGATAGTGCTCCGAAGAGTCCAGCAAAGCCTTGGAAGGAATACACCCCACGTTGAGACAAGTGCCTCCAAGTGTGCTGTATTTTTCTACGATAGCGACCTTCATCCCTAGCTGTGCACATCTAATGGCTGCCACATATCCACCAGGACCCGATCCGATTACTGTTATGTCGTATTTCATATTTTTTTAGTCTTGTGATTTGAGTAGTGAGTATTTAGACCCGCACTCTTTACTGTAATGACCTCCTCAGGCTAAAGAGCATTTTTTGGATGTCTTGTATCTCTTTATTCAATTGATTAAACTGTTCATCCGTCAGTAACCCCACCCGCTTAGAAATAATCAGCTGTGTCTCTAACTCACATGAACTTCCGTATGAATAAGAAAGGAAATTATTGAAATCCTTGTCCGTTGATCTCCCCGATCCTTCTGCTATATTAGAAGAAATCGATACAGAACACCTTCTGACTTGGCTCGTCATTCCATACTTCTCATCAGACGGAAAAGAAGAAGTCTCTTGATACACTTTGACTGCTAAATCAACAGACCTCTTCCAAACATTAAGTTCCTTGTAATTGTGCATAAGATTGGATTTGGTTTAGGAGTTAAGATAGCAAAATCACTAGGTTATCCCAACTCCAACTAATCTCAATACACAATACCTACGACTCGGTACTAAATACCAAGCATCAATCTCGCTGGGTCTTCGAGCAACTGCTTGAGTCGCACGAGGAAGCTCACAGACTCACGCCCATCGATGATACGGTGATCGTAAGACAGTGCCAAGTACATAATTGGCCTGATTTCTACTTGGCCATTGATCGCTACAGGACGCTCCACGATGTTGTGCATCCCTAGGATGGCTGACTGTGGTGCGTTGATAATCGGCGTAGACAGCATCGAACCAAAGATACCCCCGTTGGTCACGGTAAAAGTACCGCCTTGCATCTCGTCGATGCTCAGCTTGTTGTCTCTAGCCTTGACAGCCAATCTCACCACTTCACTCTCCACTTGGTTGAACGACAAAGATTCGGCATTTCTGATCACAGGTACTACCAACCCTTTCGGTGCAGACACTGCAATCGATACGTCACAGTAGTCGTTGTAGACGATCTCATCTCCATCGATCTGTGCGTTGACTGCAGGCCACTCTTGGAGTGCCATACAAGATGCCTTGATGAAGAAAGACATGAACCCAAGCCCTACTTCGTACTTGTCTTTGAATGCATCCTTGTATTTCTTGCGAAGATCCATAATAGGCTTCATGTCTACTTCGTTGAAAGTAGTCAACATTGCCGTTTCATTTTTCACAGACACCAATCGACGAGAAACCGTCTTTCTCAATGGTGTCAATTTTTTGCGTGTCTGCTCTCTGCTGCCTCCCAGTGACGGAGCTGCAGGAGCCGCAGCAGCCTTAGGCGCTTCTTTCTTCGGTGCAGGTGCTGCCTTTTGAGCTGCTTCTGCATCTTCCTTGGTGATACGACCGTCTTTGCCAGTGCCTTTCACCTGTGATGCATCGATACCTTTTTCTGCGAGTATCTTAGCCGCTGCTGGAGATGGATGCCCTGCCGCATAGTTTCCTTCGTCACTAGCTGTGGCAGCTGGTGCGCTTGCTGCTGTCTTGGCAGCTGGTGCTGCCCCTTCTACTACTTCGATCTTACAGATCATGCCACCGATTTCGATGGTATCTCCTTCTTGTGCGACGATTTGGAGGATTCCTCTCGCCTCAGCAGTCAATTCGAAAGTCGCTTTGTCTGACTCAATCTCTGCGATGATTTCGTCCAGCTCGACCATGTCACCGTCTTCTTTGACCCATGAGCCCACAGTCACCTCAGTGATAGATTCCCCTACAGTAGGGACGATCATTTCGTAGATTTCACCTGTTTTGCCCCCACTAGACGCTGGAGCAGCTGCAGGCTCTGCAGATTTAGCAGCAGGCGTAGCTTCCGAAGCGGACGCACCTTTGGCAGCACTATCGTCGATCGTACATACTACTGTACCGATCTCGATGGTTTCGCCTTCCTCTACTTTGATACTTAGGATTCCAGCTGATTCAGCATTGAGCTCGAACGTCGCTTTGTCAGATTCCAATTCGCAGATTACCTCGTCCATTTCGACGTAATCCCCATCTTGTTTGGTCCATTGGGAGATCGTCACTTCTGTGATCGACTCGCCAACTGTTGGTATTTTAACCTCAATCATATCTCTATGTTTTCAATGTTTTGATTCAAATATTAAATTAAGCGAACGACCTGTTCATGATGTCTTCCTGCTCTTGTTTGTGAACTTTCGCAAATCCTGTCGCTGGTGAAGCGGCGTTCTTTCTTGAGATGACGTCTTTCTTCACTTCTCTGAAAGTTCTCAAGATAAACGACCATGCGCCCATATTTTCTGGCTCTTCTTGTACCCAATGTACCGTCTTGACATTGTATTTGTCCAGCTCAGCCATCACTTGCTTTTTAGGGAATGGGTGCAACTGCTCGACTCTGATGATTGCGACATCCTTGCGCTTATCCTTTTGCTGTCTTTCGAGTAGATCAAAATAAACCTTACCTGTACACAACAGTACCTTCGTTACTTTCTTCGCATCGACATAGTCATCTCCGATCACCTCTTGGAATTTCCCGTCGGTAAACTCCTCTACTTTCGACACCACCAATGGGTGTCTAAACAGAGACTTAGGCGACATCAAGATACACGGCATACGAAACGGCATAGCAAGCTGTCTTCTGATCATGTGGAAGTAATTAGAAGGCTTGGTTAGGTTACAGATATACATGTTGTTGCCTGATGCTAACTGTAGATATCTCTCTGGGCGAGCATTGGAGTGCTCAGGTCCCTGCCCTTCATAGCCATGCGGCAAAAGAAGAACCAAACCGTTCATTCTTCTCCACTTGGTGTACGAGCATGAGATGAACTGATCCACCATCACCTGTGCACCGTTGGCAAAATCCCCAAACTGTGCTTCCCAAATCACTACTGCGTTTGGATCCGCCATCGCATAGCCAAACTCAAAACCAAGTACCCCAAACTCTGACAACAGTGAGTTGTAGATTTGGAAGGGCTTTTGTCCTTCTTCGATATGATCGAGGAAGTTGTACGGCTCGTTGGTATTCATATCTCTGACTACCGCATGACGGTGAGAGAATGTGCCTCGCTTACAATCCTGCCCAGTCATACGCACGACTTTCTCATCAAGCAATAGCGATCCGTAAGCCAACAATTCTGCAGAGGCCCAGTTCAGCTCTTTCTTGTCAAAGAACATCTCTTTGCGCTGTTTGAGCACTTTGTCGATTTGCTTGATTGGTTTGAAGCCGCTCGGTACGCTCATCAAAGCCTTACCTACTTTCTCGATATACTCTGCGCTCACAGACGTATCTGGAGACTCATCAAAATCCTCTGGACGAGACAGTCTCATCTCCGAAAACTCCTTCTCACTCTCCTGCAGTGTATATGGAAGCTGCTCTTGCTTGACCATATTGAGACGATCTTGCAACTGCGCTTTGAATTCCTTATCCATTGACTTGGCCAATCCCGCATCAATGTCCCCTCTTTCGATGAGGCTCTTGTTGTAAATTTCTCTTGGGTTCGGGTGCTTAGAGATCAAGTTGTAGAGCGATGGCTGAGTAAACTTCGGCTCATCTGACTCGTTGTGTCCATGACGTCTGTAGCACACCATATCGACGAAGATGTCCCCTTCGAATTTCTGGCGGTACTCTGCGGCTACCTTCATACAAAAGACCACAGCCTCAGGACTGTCTCCATTGACGTGAAGCACAGGTGCATCCACAGTCTTCGCCAGATCCGTACAATAAATACTCGATCTCGCTTCATCAAAATCTGTGGTAAAACCTACTTGGTTGTTGATAATGAAGTGAATTGTCCCCCCAGTCCCGTAGGCTTCCAGCTTAGACATCTGGATCAGCTCGTATCCAATTCCTTGACCTGCCAATGCCGCATCACCATGGATGAGGATCGGCATTACTTTTTTGCTATCCTTATATAGGTTGTCAATTTTCGCTCTTACAAATCCCTCCACGACTGGATTGACTGCTTCTAAGTGAGACGGGTTAGGCGCTAACTTCAAGTTGACATTCTTGCCTGATGGAGTTACTACTTGTGACGAAAAACCCATGTGGTATTTCACATCACCATCACCCATTGTTTGATCCGGAGCAAAAGACCCTTCAAATTCATTGAATACCTGCTCGTAGGTTTTACCCATGATATTCACGAGGACATTGAGACGTCCACG
The DNA window shown above is from Reichenbachiella sp. 5M10 and carries:
- the odhB gene encoding 2-oxoglutarate dehydrogenase complex dihydrolipoyllysine-residue succinyltransferase, with protein sequence MIEVKIPTVGESITEVTISQWTKQDGDYVEMDEVICELESDKATFELNAESAGILSIKVEEGETIEIGTVVCTIDDSAAKGASASEATPAAKSAEPAAAPASSGGKTGEIYEMIVPTVGESITEVTVGSWVKEDGDMVELDEIIAEIESDKATFELTAEARGILQIVAQEGDTIEIGGMICKIEVVEGAAPAAKTAASAPAATASDEGNYAAGHPSPAAAKILAEKGIDASQVKGTGKDGRITKEDAEAAQKAAPAPKKEAPKAAAAPAAPSLGGSREQTRKKLTPLRKTVSRRLVSVKNETAMLTTFNEVDMKPIMDLRKKYKDAFKDKYEVGLGFMSFFIKASCMALQEWPAVNAQIDGDEIVYNDYCDVSIAVSAPKGLVVPVIRNAESLSFNQVESEVVRLAVKARDNKLSIDEMQGGTFTVTNGGIFGSMLSTPIINAPQSAILGMHNIVERPVAINGQVEIRPIMYLALSYDHRIIDGRESVSFLVRLKQLLEDPARLMLGI
- a CDS encoding 2-oxoglutarate dehydrogenase E1 component, giving the protein MDKYSYIANAHTNVIDDMYQSYKNNPESVDETWQRFFEGYDFSLAKYGEDGQADVGVSNKEIAVRDLIHAYRSRGHLKSTTNPVRERKDREARLEIEDFGLSKADLDTEFECGKLIGVGKASLKKIIEALKDIYTGNVGFEYLYIRKPDIVDWFKEKVEKDALKYNPPIEEKKQILSKLNEAVVFENFLHTKYLGQKRFSLEGGETTIPALDALIDRSAELGVEEVVIGMAHRGRLNVLVNIMGKTYEQVFNEFEGSFAPDQTMGDGDVKYHMGFSSQVVTPSGKNVNLKLAPNPSHLEAVNPVVEGFVRAKIDNLYKDSKKVMPILIHGDAALAGQGIGYELIQMSKLEAYGTGGTIHFIINNQVGFTTDFDEARSSIYCTDLAKTVDAPVLHVNGDSPEAVVFCMKVAAEYRQKFEGDIFVDMVCYRRHGHNESDEPKFTQPSLYNLISKHPNPREIYNKSLIERGDIDAGLAKSMDKEFKAQLQDRLNMVKQEQLPYTLQESEKEFSEMRLSRPEDFDESPDTSVSAEYIEKVGKALMSVPSGFKPIKQIDKVLKQRKEMFFDKKELNWASAELLAYGSLLLDEKVVRMTGQDCKRGTFSHRHAVVRDMNTNEPYNFLDHIEEGQKPFQIYNSLLSEFGVLGFEFGYAMADPNAVVIWEAQFGDFANGAQVMVDQFISCSYTKWRRMNGLVLLLPHGYEGQGPEHSNARPERYLQLASGNNMYICNLTKPSNYFHMIRRQLAMPFRMPCILMSPKSLFRHPLVVSKVEEFTDGKFQEVIGDDYVDAKKVTKVLLCTGKVYFDLLERQQKDKRKDVAIIRVEQLHPFPKKQVMAELDKYNVKTVHWVQEEPENMGAWSFILRTFREVKKDVISRKNAASPATGFAKVHKQEQEDIMNRSFA
- a CDS encoding four helix bundle protein, translating into MHNYKELNVWKRSVDLAVKVYQETSSFPSDEKYGMTSQVRRCSVSISSNIAEGSGRSTDKDFNNFLSYSYGSSCELETQLIISKRVGLLTDEQFNQLNKEIQDIQKMLFSLRRSLQ